Part of the Pseudobdellovibrionaceae bacterium genome, TCGACGGCGGTCTCTGAGAAATCGAAAATCATGGCGGCCATCGATGAGCTGCAAGCGGGCGGTGGCACCGATGGAGCCTCGGGCATCGAACTCGCCTACAAAGAGGCGGCGAAGCACTTCATCAAGGGTGGGAACAACCGCGTGATCCTGGCGACCGATGGTGATTTCAATATCGGCCATACGAGCGAAGGCGAACTCACGCGCCTCATTCAAGAAAAAGCGAAGTCGGGCGTGTTCTTGAGCGTTCTCGGTTTCGGTATGGGGAACTACAAAGACAGCACCATGCAGGCGCTCGCGAACAAAGGGAACGGCAACCACGCGTACATCGACTCTTTGCGCGAGGCGAAGAAGGTTTTGGTTGAGCAGGCGGGGGGCACTCTGCACACGATCGCAAAGGATGTGAAGATCCAGGTCGAGTTCAACCCCAAGTTCGTGCAGCAGTACCGTTTGATCGGCTACGAAAAACGTATGCTGGCTCACCAGGACTTCAACGACGACAAGAAGGACGCGGGCGAAATCGGCGAAGGCCACACCGTGACCGCGCTCTACGAAGTGATCCCGGTGGGCGTCGCGGCGGCGGCGACGGGCTCGGTCGATGCTCTGAAATACCAAGCGCCGAAACTGGAAGCGACGACGGCCAGTGCTGCGGCGGCTGAGATGATGACGGTCAAGCTCCGCTACAAAAAGCCCGACGGCGACAAGAGTCAGCTCATCGAAAAAACGGTCCCGCACGAGACCCGTTCTTTCGAGTCGGCCTCTTCGGACATGAAGTTCGCGGCTTCGGTGGCGGGCTTCGCGATGATCCTGCGCGACTCGGAGTTCAAGGGCGACCTGAAGCTCTCACGCGTGCAAGAGATCGCGGGCGCAAACACCGGCGGCGACGACTACCGCAAAGAGTTCGTCGAACTCATCAAAAAGGCGCGCACTCTCGACTCGAAAAAGTAATCCAAATCCGAACCCCTCCCGAAGCCACTCTCGCCCCCTCGAGAGTGGCTTTTTCATTTGTTCCACGGCACCGACTCCGAGAACTGTCTCATTATGTAACACCAAGCCCTTCGTCCGGCGCTCCCGGTGCGGTTCCGGGGGTAGCATCTACTTTCCAGAAGGTAGCAGCTACCTTCTGGAAAGTAGATGCTACCTTTTCCCCTCGGAAACTCAGGCGCAGCGAGGGATTTGCCGATAAAATAGAATAAATACTCTGGATGGGGTGAGGTATGGGCGCACCGAAAATCAAAGAGACTCGTGAGGACGTGCTCACGACGAAGTCCGAAAAGGCGGGGGCGCATGGATTCTTCGAGAGTTTGCTCCGTCGCTTTCGCGGTCTGAGTTTCGCGCTTTTGCTGACTCCGCTAACGGTTGTGTGCGTCTCGTGCATCGGCGTTTCGATGGCGCCCGGCTTGTGGCTGTTTAGTCGCGTGAACGCGGCGACCGCGGAGTGGGCCGAGCCGCTTCACTTCTTGGCGCTCGGACTTGCGCTCGCGACGGGTTACTTGATGTACGGCTTCACGCTGATGGTCGTGGTGCCGCTCGTGAATTTCCTGATGCCATTTCGGGTGAAGCCCTTTCGCGGCCCGTACTATTCGCTCCCGGCGATCCCGTGGTACATTCACAACGCGCTCACCTACATGGTGCGCTTCACGTTCTTGGAGTTCGTGACGCCGACTCCGCTGAATGTTCTTTTCTACCGCATGATGGGCATGAAGATCGGCAAGGGCGTGGTGATCAACACGACGGCGATCTCCGATCCGTGCATGATCGAACTCGGCGATTACGTCACCATCGGCGGCAGCGCCACGATCTTCGGCCACTACGGCCAAAAAGGCTACCTCGTTATCGCCCCGGTCAAAATCGAAAAGGGCGCCAATATCGGCCTCAAAGCGAGCGTCATGGGCGGCTGCGAAGTCGGCGAAAACACCAACATCAAACCCCACGCGGCTCTCCTCCCCAAAACCAAAGTCCCCGCCAACGAAAACTTCGGGTGACCTGGGGGTACCACGTACCGCGAGCGGTACGTGGTACCGCACGCGGAGCATGCTATTGATCTCAGCAGAGATTGAAGTTCAATTCGTGGGGTTGATTCGTGTTTTTGGATTTACGGAGACGAAAGTCAGAATGTCGGAGCGCATTCTTGATGTCGATGGCGTGCCGGTTCTCAATAGGGCGATTCAACCAACGGAGCGTTTCGCTGATATCTCCATCAAAAAGTAAGGTGTCGTCGGCGACGGGAAAAGGTAAGTGGTGTTTTCCCAGTTTTCGGCCGAGTGTTGAATACTCGTAGTCTTCAACGAGTTCGCTCAGTCCCACAGCGAGGGGATTTCGATACACGTATTTATAGACGTTCATGTAATGCGAATAAGTGGATATTCGTGATCGAAAGACTCTTCCCCCGTAAATGTGGTTGATACGTTTCCCCTCCTTTCCGATCGCCTTGCTTGCTTCTCTCATAAAGTAGTTCATTGCTGCGCTCAGATTGGCTTCCGGAAAGCTCGCGAGCATATGGAAATGATTGTTCATCAGTACGAAAGAATGAATTTTGACATTCATTGCTGTGGCGATGAGGTGAAGGTAGCTGCTCTTGATGTCCCACGCGACGGAGATCGGAACTTCGAAAACCTCGCGGTTATTTGATCTGGAGCAGATGTGATAAGGGCTGGTCGGATCGCATTCAAAATGAGCTCTCGGCATACGAGAGTACACTGTGCAGCTAAGAGGCCCGAACGAACTCTGCTTTAATCAAATAAGAAGTGTGAGAGAGTCCGATCCCCGGAAATGGTACCATCTACCGCGTGCGGTAGATGGTACCGCATGCGGTACGTGGTACCCGAGCCCTAATTATGGACGGCGTGGCAGCGGGCGCCGGCGCCGCCGGAAGCGCGGATCGTGGTGGCTTGCTGGAGCTTGGTGAGCTCGGAATCGAAATCGATGCGCTTGCGGAAGAGCCAGGTCGCGAGCGAGCGGCGGATCGGCGTGCGGTTCGCCAGGTTCTTCGGATCTTTCAGGATCTCCTGGAGGTTCAGCACCATGGTGCGGACGTGACCGCGGATCGAGGCCGCTTTCAGCGTCGCCACCGAGAAGAGCAGCGAGAAGTTGATGATGCCCGTCACGAGTTGTGAGACCTCGGTGCGGCCCACGCCGCCGAGCATGCCGTCGACGATGCCGACGTAATCCACGATCACGAAGAACGACGCCACCGCGAGAAAGCCGTAAGTCCCGGCGGTCACCCACTGGGCCGCGCGGCGGTCGTTGACCGTCTTCACGGAGTTGTCGATCGCGATCTCTTTCATCATGTCGCGCGAGTTCTGCGCGATCAACCCGCCGTCACCGTCGGCCGTGGTGTGCGCATCGGCCGCAAGCTGCTGCAGCTTCGCGATCACCTGCTGAGTCGCTTGATCGCGGTAAAGTTTCTCGAAAGGAGCGTACACGCGCTGTCCGAAAGCGTCGCGCGGGCGGCTCGCGAAGGAGCGCACGTCGATCCCCATCTCTTGGATGATCTTTTTGAAGATCGAGCGGTTCGGGATCTGCCGCGAATTCGGATCGACCGGGTCCGCGCCGTAGTGACGCAGCAAAGTGATGAAACTCTGGTAGATCTTGCCTTCCAGGTTGGAGGTATGGCCGATCTTCTCTTCCGGTTTGATCCGCTGGTCCTGCAAAATCAAAGTGTAGAGGTCGATCGCCGAAGCCAACCGGTTCACGGCCTCGATCGCCGACTGCTCTGAGATCGACATCTTCACGATACGGTCCAGAGTCTCGAGATCGCCCAGCATGGCATCGATGTTATCCAAAGAGTAGCTGACCGTGCGCGTCCGATCGGCGAGATCGGTGAACTCGCGGGAAAACGCGCGGGCATCGGAGCCAAGGTCATGCGCCGTGACGGCTTGCGCGGGCGTGCGCTCCATCGCCGCCATCGAATAGCTTGGCGCGAGACTTGAGATCAGGAGGCTGGCCGCTAAGAAAATCTGTGAGAAGTGTTTCATGGCGTCCTCGTTAGAAAATCACGAATTGTTTGTCTTTGAGCCACTTGAGCCAACTGCGCTTCGTATCTTCGGTCTTGAATTTGACCACGATCGCTTCGCTGAAAAGCTCTTCTTTGGAGTTCTCGTCACCGCAAGCGACTTCACCGCTCGAACAGGTGGATTCGTAGAAGGGGAACTCACGTTGAGCGGCCTTCACTTCGAGTTCGTAGTCGGTGTTCGGTGACAGCTCGACTCCCAGGTAGTGATAGAGTCCACCGAAGATAAACTGCATCGGACCCGAAGGACGATACAGACGGTCCATACCGCCGCGACCACCCAGCGAGATCAGCATCTCGTTGTCGAAAACGTCGGTCCGGTCCGTCGAGAATTTATTCGGCAAAGTCACCGGGAACCGGCGGCCCATGCCGTCGATCTTGAAAAGCGTCATGCGGAATTGGGTCGACACCCAGAAAGCTTCCGAACCACCGGCTTCGGTCTGACCGATTTTTTCACCGGCCTCGTTCGTTTCACCGTCGGTGATGGCGGGGGCGTCGAAGCGGCGCGAGTTCATCGACTGGTCCAGGCGCAGGCCACGAGCCTGATCCAGAAGCTTCAGCGATTTCGGGCGGCCCTTGTCGTCCAGACCGATGATCGCTTTTTGGTCGTCAGGAAGGGCGAAGGGATTCGGCGCTTTCCGTTTGATGCGACCTTTGGTGTCGACGTGGATCACGAAATTCTTCTCGCCCAAGTCGCAAGCCAATGAGGTCGGCGCGACGCGGATACCGTATTCGTTCCAGCCGTTCTCGATGCGGGCACCGGCCGTGACCGACGACGAGGGGCTCGAGTTCAAGCCCACGATGACCGATTCCTTTTCACCGGGGAGCAGATCGAATTTATTCGGCAGAAGCTCCAGGTATTTCGGATTCGCGGGTGTCCAGTCGGGATCGTGACTGAAATTCACCTTCACGTTGACCTTCTGGTCCGCGCAGCGACGGTTCGCCGACACGGTGGCCGGGTAGGTCCGCCAAGTTCCACGTTGCGCCATGCAGGGGCCTACCACGGAGGGCAGATCGCGCCAACGCGTTTCGTAATCGGTACGGACGTAAACCTTCTTGGTGCGCACGCAGCGGCGATCTTGGGCCAGACCACGCGAAACCAAAATCATTTCTTCAATCAAAGAGGAGTTGTTGCCGCGCTGTTGGCGCAGGCGCTCGTAGTTTTCCCGCGAACGATCGCGGATCTCATCCGAGGAGGTGCCCTTCAGCTTGTCGCGCGGGGGCTCGCGGCGCGGTTCTTCGCGACGGGGCTCCTCACGACGGGGTGTGTAGGTGGAGCCGCCGTTGTCGCGCTCACGGTAAGTGGGCGTCGAGGGAACGGGGTCGTTGCGACGCTCGGGGATGGTCTCCCATTCGGCGCATTCGTTTTTGTAGACTTCAACGGGAACTTGATATTTTTGCCGGCGGGTCATGGCGCAGGTCGTTTGGTAATTTTCTGCGGGACCGCCAAAGTCGCCTTGGATTTGCACATAGGTCCAAGACTCACTCATGGGCATTTGGAAAACATCGGTCCAAGAGATATCTTGTTTCAGCACCTCTTGGGCTTTGGTGCGTTTTTTCAGATCATCCATGGAAGAATTCAGAAGCTGATCGGCTTTGTCTTTTTTATTTTGATCCAGAGGCATCGGCAGACGGGGGCGTTGCACCGCGCGGACACCGCCGCAGCTCGTGCCGGTCAAATTCGCCCGGTAGTCCTGGCCGGAGGGCAGATAGCTGCCGCAGGCACCCATGGTGCGCTCGCTGGCTTGGGGCTGTTCGATGGCGGGGCGAACCCGGCGATCTTGTTCGGTCACGACGACGTGACTGCACTCGATGTCTCCGCCGCTGCACTGACGTCGTAGACTGGTGTCGACGAAGATCTGCGCGAATGCGGAAACGGAAGTCAGACTCGCAAGGAGGAAGGTGCAGAACAGGCGCGACATACGAAAGAACTCCCAAAGATGAGTCAAAAGTCGCGGCCCCGGAAACCGGGGCCGAGAGGAAGAATCAGGACTTATTTGAACAGATCGTCTTCTTGCGACTGTTGTTCTTCGGCGTCGACTCCCGCGGCGCGAGCGGCGGCGACGAGCTGACGGATGTTTTCGGCTTGTTGCGATTTCGCGGCTTCAACCATTTGGTACTGGTTCAAGAGGCCGAGGAAGATCCCGCTGATATCCGAACCGGGTTGACCGCGGGGGGCGCTGGCTTTGTAAGTCACGCCGAGCGGAATGCAGTTCGCTTTGTGGGTCGCATCCGACAGGGTGAAGTCCATCTGGCAGATCCGTTTCAGCGAGTCCGACTTGAGTTCCGAAGTCGCTTGGAAACGTTGGTTGTGGTAAGCCTGCAGGGCCGCGCGGTCGTTCTGGAGCAGCATGAGTTCTTCGCGCGCATCGGCGAGAACCATACGCATGACGGCCAGCATGACTTCCGCGGTGGGCTGACGACCGGTCAAGAACGTGATCGCCGAGTTCGCACGCACCAGGAATCCGGTGTCCGCCGAAGAGTACTCGAGCTTCTTGTCAGCCTGGCTCATGATTTCCTCACGACCCGCGAATTGGGAAGAGACCCAGTCATTCGAGCTCTGACCGGCGCGCACGATTTTATCGAAGTACGAAGCGTTTTCTTCCAAAGCGGGGCGTTGGTTCGCCGCGCGTTTCGCCGCCGCATCTTTCGAGAAGATGGGCGTTACTTTTTCATCGTACAT contains:
- a CDS encoding transposase; protein product: MPRAHFECDPTSPYHICSRSNNREVFEVPISVAWDIKSSYLHLIATAMNVKIHSFVLMNNHFHMLASFPEANLSAAMNYFMREASKAIGKEGKRINHIYGGRVFRSRISTYSHYMNVYKYVYRNPLAVGLSELVEDYEYSTLGRKLGKHHLPFPVADDTLLFDGDISETLRWLNRPIENRHAIDIKNALRHSDFRLRKSKNTNQPHELNFNLC